A window from Macaca fascicularis isolate 582-1 chromosome 20, T2T-MFA8v1.1 encodes these proteins:
- the EDC4 gene encoding enhancer of mRNA-decapping protein 4 isoform X3: MPPINLQEKQVICLSGDDSSTCIGILAKEVEIVASSDSSISSKARGSNKVKIQPVAKYDWEQKYYYGNLIAVSNSFLAYAIRAANNGSAMVRVISVSTSERTLLKGFTGSVADLAFAHLNSPQLACLDEAGNLFVWRLALVNGKIQEEILVHIRQPEGTPLNHFRRIIWCPFIPEESEDCCEESSPTVALLHEDRAEVWDLDMLRSSHSTWPVDVSQIKQGFIVVKGHSTCLSEGALSPDGTVLATASHDGYVKFWQIYIEGQDEPRCLHEWKPHDGRPLSCLLFCDNHKKQDPDVPFWRFLITGADQNRELKMWCTVSWTCLQTIRFSPDIFSSVSVPPSLKVCLDLSAEYLILSDVQRKVLYVMELLQNQEEGHACFSSISEFLLTHPVLSFGIQVVSRCRLRHTEVLPAEEENDSLGADGTHGAGAMESAAGVLIKLFCVHTKALQDVQIRFQPQLNPDVVAPLPTHTAHEDFTFGESRPELGSEGLGSAAHGSQPDLRRIVELPAPANFLSLSSETKPKLMTPDAFMTPSASLQQITASPSSSSSGSSSSSSSSSSSLTAVSAMSSTSAVDPSLTRPPEELTLSPKLQLDGSLTVSSSGSLQASPRGLLPGLLPAPADKLTPKGPGQVPTAASALSLELQEVEPLGLPQASPSRTRSPDVISSASTALSQDIPEIASEALSRGFGSSAPEGLEPDSMASAASALHLLSPRPRPGPELGPQLGLDGGPGDGDRHSTPSLLEAALTQEASTPDSQVWPTAPDITRETCSTLAESPRNGLQEKHKSLAFHRPPYHLLQQRDSQDASAEQSDHDDEVASLASASGGFGTKVPAPRLPAKDWKTKGSPRTSPKLKRKSKKDDGDAAMGSRLTEHQVPEPPEDWPALIWQQQRELAELRHSQEELLQRLCTQLEGLQSTVTGHVERALETRHEQEQRRLERALAEGQQRGGQLQEQLTQQLSQALSSAVAGRLERSIRDEIKKTVPPCVSRSLEPMAGQLSNSVATKLTAVEGSMKENISKLLKSKNLTDAIARAAADTLQGPMQAAYREAFQSVVLPAFEKSCQAMFQQINDSFRLGTQEYLQQLESHMKSRKAREQEAREPVLAQLRGLVSTLQSATEQMAATVASSVRAEVQHQLHVAVGSLQESILAQVQRIVKGEVSVALKEQQAAVTSSIMQAMRSAAGTPVPSAHLDCQAQQAHILQLLQQGHLNQAFQQALTAADLNLVLYVCETVDPAQVFGQPPCPLSQPVLLSLIQQLASDLGTRTDLKLSYLEEAVMHLDHSDPITRDHMGSVMAQVRQKLFQFLQAEPHNSLGKAARRLSLMLHGLVTPSLP, from the exons ATGCCACCCATTAACCTGCAAGAGAAGCAGGTCAT CTGTCTCTCAGGAGATGATAGCTCCACCTGCATTGGGATTTTGGCcaaggaggtggagattgtggccAGCAGTGACTCTAGCATTTCAAGCAAGGCCCGGGGAAGCAACAAG GTGAAAATTCAGCCTGTCGCCAAGTATGACTGGGAGCAGAAGTACTACTATGGCAACCTGATTGCTGTGTCTAACTCCTTCTTGGCCTATGCCATTCGGG CTGCCAACAATGGCTCCGCCATGGTGCGGGTGATCAGTGTCAGCACTTCGGAGCGGACCTTGCTCAAGGGCTTCACAGGCAGTGTGGCTGATCTGGCTTTTGCACACCTCAACTCTCCACAGCTGGCCTGCCTGGATGAGGCAGGCAACCTGTTCGTGTGGCGCTTGGCTCTGGTTAATGGCAAAATTCA AGAAGAGATCTTGGTCCATATCCGGCAGCCAGAGGGCACGCCACTGAACCACTTTCGCAGGATCATCTGGTGCCCCTTCATCCCTGAGGAGAGCGAGGACTGCTGTGAGGAGAGCAGCCCGACGGTGGCCCTGCTGCATGAAGACCGG GCTGAGGTGTGGGACCTGGACATGCTCCGCTCCAGCCACAGCACTTGGCCTGTGGATGTCAGCCAGATCAAGCAGGGCTTCATTGTGGTAAAAGGTCATAGCACG TGCCTCAGTGAAGGAGCCCTCTCCCCTGATGGGACTGTGCTGGCTACTGCGAGCCATGATGGCTATGTCAAGTTCTGGCAGATCTACATTGAGGGGCAAGATGAGCCAAG GTGTCTGCACGAGTGGAAGCCTCATGATGGGCggcccctctcctgcctcctgttcTGTGACAACCATAAGAAACAAGAccctga TGTCCCTTTCTGGAGGTTCCTTATTACTGGTGCTGACCAGAACCGAGAGCTAAAGATGTGGTGTACGGTGTCCTGGACCTGCCTGCAGACTATTCG CTTCTCCCCAGATATCTTCAGCTCAGTGAGTGTGCCCCCTAGCCTCAAGGTTTGcttggacctctcagcagaataCCTGATTCTCAGCGATGTGCAACGGAAG GTCCTCTATGTGATGGAGCTGCTGCAGAACCAGGAGGAGGGCCATGCCTGCTTCAGCTCCATCTCGGAGTTCCTGCTCACCCACCCTGTGCTGAGCTTCGGTATCCAGGTTGTGAGTCGCTGCCGGCTACGGCACACTGAGGTGCTGCCTGCCGAGGAGGAAAATGACAGCCTGGGTGCTG ATGGTACCCATGGAGCTGGTGCCATGGAGTCTGCAGCTGGTGTGCTCATCAAGCTCTTTTGTGTGCATACTAA GGCACTGCAAGATGTGCAGATCCGCTTCCAGCCACAGCTGAACCCTGATGTGGTggccccactccccacccacacTGCCCACGAGGACTTTA CATTTGGAGAGTCTCGGCCCGAACTGGGCTCCGAGGGCCTGGGGTCAGCCGCTCACGGCTCCCAGCCTGACCTCCGACGAATCGTGGAGCTGCCTGCACCTGCCAACTTCCTCAGTCTGAGCAGTGAGACCAAGCCCAAGTTGATGACACCTGACGCCTTCATGACACCTAGCGCCTCCTTGCAGCAG ATCACTGCCtctcccagcagcagcagcagtggtagcagcagcagcagcagcagcagcagcagctcccttACAGCTGTGTCTGCCATGAGCAGCACCTCAGCTGTGGACCCCTCCTTGACTAG GCCACCTGAGGAGCTGACTTTGAGCCCCAAGCTGCAGCTGGATGGCAGCCTGACAGTGAGCAGCAGCGGCAGCCTGCAGGCAAGCCCACGCGGCCTCCTGCCCGGtctgctcccagccccagccGACAAACTGACTCCCAAGGGGCCGGGCCAG GTGCCTACTGCCGCCTCTGCACTGTCCCTGGAGCTGCAGGAAGTGGAGCCCCTGGGGCTACCCCAAGCCTCCCCTAGCCGCACCCGTTCCCCTGATGTCATCTCCTCAGCTTCCACTGCCCTGTCCCAGGACATCCCTGAGATTGCATCTGAGGCCCTGTCCCGTGGTTTTGGCTCCTCTGCACCAGAGGGCCTTGAGCCAGACAGTATGGCTTCAGCCGCCTCAGCACTGCACCTACTGTCCCCACGGCCCCGGCCAGGGCCCGAGCTCGGCCCCCAGCTTGGCCTTGATGGAGGCCCTGGGGACGGAGATCGGCATAGTACCCCCTCCCTCCTGGAGGCAGCCTTGACCCAGGAGGCCTCGACTCCTGACAGTCAGGTTTGGCCCACAGCACCTGACATTACTCGTGAGACCTGCAGCACCCTGGCAGAAAG CCCCAGGAATGGCCTTCAGGAAAAGCACAAGAGCCTGGCCTTCCACCGACCACCATATCACCTGCTGCAGCAACGTGACAGTCAGGATGCCAGTGCTGAGCAAAG TGACCATGATGATGAGGTGGCCAGTCTTGCCTCTGCTTCAGGAGGCTTTGGCACCAAAGTTCCTGCTCCACGGCTGCCTGCCAAGGACTGGAAGACCAAGGGATCCCCTCGAACCTCACCCAAGctcaaaaggaaaagcaagaaggATGATGG GGATGCAGCCATGGGATCCCGGCTCACAGAGCACCAG GTGCCAGAGCCCCCTGAGGACTGGCCAGCCCTAATTTGGCAACAGCAGAGAGAGCTGGCAGAGCTGCGGCACAGCCAAGAAGAGCTGCTGCAGCGTCTGTGTACCCAACTCGAAGGCCTGCAGAGCACGGTTACAGGCCACGTAGAACGTGCCCTTGAGACCCGGCACGAGCAGGAGC AGCGGCGGCTGGAGCGAGCACTGGCTGAGGGGCAGCAGCGGGGAGGGCAGCTGCAGGAGCAGCTGACACAACAGTTGTCCCAAGCACTGTCTTCAGCTGTAGCTGGGCGGCTAGAGCGCAGCATAAGGGATGAGATCAAGAAGACAGTCCCTCCAT GTGTCTCAAGGAGTCTGGAGCCTATGGCAGGCCAACTGAGCAACTCAGTGGCTACCAAGCTCACAGCTGTGGAGGGCAGCATGAAAGAGAACATCTCCAAGCTGCTCAAGTCCAAG AACTTGACTGATGCCATCGCCCGAGCAGCTGCAGACACATTACAGGGGCCGATGCAGGCAGCCTACCGGGAAGCCTTCCAGAGTGTGGTGCTGCCAGCCTTTGAGAAGAGCTGCCAGGCCATGTTCCAGCAAATCAATGATAGCTTCCGACTGGGGACACAGGAAT ACTTGCAGCAGCTAGAAAGCCACATGAAGAGCCGGAAGGCACGGGAACAGGAGGCCAGGGAGCCTGTGCTGGCCCAGCTGCGGGGCCTGGTCAGCACACTGCAGAGTGCCACTGAGCAGATGGCAGCCACCGTGGCCAGCAGTGTTCGGGCTGAGGTGCAGCACCAGCTGCATGTGGCTGTGGGCAG CCTTCAGGAGTCCATTTTAGCACAGGTACAGCGCATCGTTAAGGGTGAGGTGAGTGTGGCGCTCAAGGAGCAGCAGGCCGCCGTCACCTCCAGCATCATGCAGGCCATGCGCTCAGCTGCTGGCACACCTGTCCCCTCTGCCCACCTTGACTGCCAGGCCCAGCAAGCCCATATCCTGCAGCTGCTGCAGCAGGGCCACCTCAATCAGGCCTTCCAGCAG gCACTGACAGCTGCTGACCTGAACCTGGTGCTGTATGTGTGTGAAACTGTAGACCCAGCCCAGGTTTTTGGGCAGCCACCCTGCCCACTCTCTCAGCCTGTGCTCCTTTCCCTCATCCAGCAGCTGGCATCTGACCTTGGCACTCGAACTGACCTCAAGCTCAG CTACCTGGAAGAGGCCGTGATGCATCTGGACCACAGTGACCCCATCACTCGGGACCACATGGGCTCCGTTATGGCCCAGGTGCGCCAAAAGCTTTTTCAGTTCCTGCAGGCTGAGCCACACAACTCACTTGGCAAAGCAGCCCGGCGTCTCAGCCTCATGCTGCATGGTCTTGTGACCCCCAGCCTCCCTTAG